The segment TCAAAGTCAAAACACAGTTTCttgtgaaaataaaaatcaataaactGTAAACTTTAAGGTATGAACACCACACGCTAGTAGCCTAGTACTATATACTACTATTACATCTGAACAACTGTTTCTTCGGTTCATGACACATAACACAATCTGCAAACTTATAAACATTATCTAACCTCTGAAACAAACTTGTTACTATcttctcttttccttttgttgttgttacctCCAAGCACAAGAAGTGACAAGAGGCTGATTCTTCCACCCTAAATACAACGCTCCATCTCTCTCTTCAAGTGTATACTTCTCCGAATAACTCTCCAGCAACCCTTTGATCGTCGCGTTCACGTACGAGCTCAACGGATACGGTTCGAACCCGGCCATGCGAAACCTCGACCTCCACTTCCCCAACGGCTCAtgcctctcttctctctccacCCCTTCGCAAGCCACAAGATTCACCACTTCCCTAGCCAAACAATGCTGCTCCACGCTGATCCTCTCCTTGTGATCTCTACCGAGCTTCACATCTATGGACTCGAACACCGCCAAGTAATGGCTCATCGTCTCCACGAACCGCGGAAGAAACGGCGCAGTGTTCGTGTTCGCTTCTTGCTCCACTAGAGTAACCACCTTTGGTGACAGACGCTTAACCAATCTCAACAGCCTGTCTCTATGATTCTCCACTGTTACACTCTCATCAGGCATGTGGTGAAGAACTAGCGGGAAGTTAACCGCTAGCGCTTCACCGTCTCTGACTCCAAGCTTCTCTGTTTCAACCTCAGTGCAGCACAGAGCAGCTCCACGGAACTCAAACGGCACGCCGTGCATCTCAGCAAGCTTCCCAAGTCTGAGTCCAACTAACTCAAGACCGCCTTGTCGAGCAAAGGACGATCTAGGATCATCAATCCCCGTTATCCTCACTCTCGGTGCTCGTCCACCAGGACGAGCACCGAGAGCACGTATCAAACTCACCCACTGACCACCTTGAGAGATTTGAAAATCTATAATATGCACAGAACTCTCGTTCTTCACAGCTTCAGCTATGGCTCCGTTAGCAGATTCGTAACCGAACTTGAAATAAGGACAAGCTTCGTATAAGATATGCATGTAGGTAAGAAGCTCAGGACCTGTCGGGTCTTTGCATCTCATCTCTCTATAGATTGAGCTACCAGAAGAAGCTAGCCGAGCTATAAGCCCTTCGAGGAGATACGCTCCTAAGCGCTGAACAGGCTCTCCTGATACCGAAACCATCTGCTGTAAGTGAGAGATTAACCAATCAGTCATTGCCACGTCGTGGTTTTCAACAGCTTTGGCGCATTCGTAGAGGGTTCCTATTAGATCTCCCTTGGAGATCATCATCTCCATAGCTGAAGAAACAGCTctatattgttgttgttgttgttgtccaAACTCATAACTATTGAAGCTGTTGTTGTCTAGTTCAGGCTCCATCATTGCAGTCTCTAGGTCTTTAAGCATGAGACTAAGCTCTGTCTCGTTGTTGTTTGTTGCTGAAGAAGAACCGCTCAAAGGAGAGTTGTTGTTGGCTTGTGAAACTGGGCTTCCGTTAGAGGAAAAGCTTGTGGTCGAAGAAGTGGGGTTGTCAGGACAAGGATGAGACGTGGGGCCTGAAGAGGATTCAAGTGTGCAGTAAGAATCAAATGTCTGAACAGAGAGGTTCATTTGCTGGACTGAAGATGGTTGATGATAAAACATTGAAGACCCATCTTGAATGATGATATGTTTCTTTGTAGCCTCCATATTAAAAACTATCtgccaaccaaaaaaaaaaatcactttctTAGAACATGAAGATTTTACAGAGACTAACCTTAAAGGTTGGATCtttatttagataaattcaaCTGGAGATTAAACCAATTGATAAAAACCATAAACAAGACTGAAACATGACTTTAATTATCAGtaggagggagggagggagggaaaAGTTCATAGCTTTCAGCACAACCTACCCAAACaagaaactaaaacaaaagCAACCGACAGAAGAAGATAAAGATGGAAACTTTGAAATCAAGGTTCTCAGTCAAGGACACGAACCTGGTTTTGATTCTCGAAGTTTGAAGCAAAAGATTTGTTGGTTTTGATATGAAGAATCGAAAAAGAAGTGTTTGTTGGTAGTACCACTTGCTGTCCACTTTCCAACCGGTGGAATGAATGAATAATCGTTCGCTTCATTTTTATCCTCATCtctgtataaaataaatagccCCTTTGACTACTTGTATTTACGTATTTGCCACTGTTGATATTTTTTCGTATGCgtaaaaacttttaattttttgtcaGTCAatggtattattattattttttttgtaaacaatcAATGGTATTATTATGAGGAGTAATATATAAGCTTGATGCTTGATCAGGTAGTCTGAAAATcaaattattgtttttgtttgtggaatatatataatattattgaattattttttattccattcattttaaaataatatatgttttagagtttttactggtaattataaatatattaaatttgagtataaatattttatatttatgattattattCTACACGATTTTAAGCAACTAAAATCTTATAAAGACAAAATAATTTCTTCAGAATTTACTACTTATCattattaactaataaaaatatgttaaaaatataaatatatatcttttgaaACATTCTTTTTGCTAAAACATTAATTGTTTTCAAAGAAAAACAGTGTTAGTTAATAATAGAAAACTTTTCTAAAATAGCACAATTTCCTTGTAATAAATATAGCACACAATGGTCAAAAGGACCAAAATGTTTTAGTGAATAAGTAAAATAATACTATATTCCTCTTTAAGATTTACCTTTCTCCAGCATTATACTTCAAGAAACAAGTTTTTGCCTTTCTCAAGCATCTACTTCGATATAAACAAATTGCAGAGTATAGACCGGAGAAGTATCTTTTCTACTAGttcttttacagttttttaccttttaaatttaCTAAATGATCTATGAAAAACTGTTAATTacccttttcaaaaaaaaaaaaaaaaaaaaaaaaactgttaatTATGATTCCAGTAGAACCACCTCTCTTTTCtttcaaaatagaaaattcataTTCTGCAAAATAGATTTATTCGGGCTATAACATagaaaaaaatctctaaatgCTATAGAAATATACTAGAAATGCTCTGAAATGATACTAAAACCTTTATCTTCAAAATTTACTCTAATAAAAAGTCAACGcaaaatattatagtttaaaTCCGATTTAATCGACATTAAACAGAAAtctatacaaaatttattttaatgtaaaGGATAAAAAACACAGAGAGAAGGTGTGTACTCGAAAATTCACACGAATGGGTCCAGCTttgatttaaaaacatttgaCCTATTACGCGTTCTGTTCGCAAGAAAAGATTTGACCTCTcgttatattattttgttttgatagaATAATAAAACttcatttactttttaaaaagagaTAAATTTTCATCTTCTCTCGTTCGAACTCAAATCGATGTCCTTGTAAGTGTCCTAGGGTGATACTAGTACATCTCCTCATATGAGTGGTTAATTTCTATAGAGGTTTCAATCAGTTGTACTCATTTATTGGTAAATATAAAGTTTGATGTTGAgcgaaaaaaaaaagtcaaattgATGTTTTGCTTCTTTTGGTCTTTGTACGACTAGTTTCTCCACTATCACCTGTAAATACAGTGTTTATGGTTGGTAACGGTTGACAGCACTTCAAAATAATCATGTAAACCGCTATAAATCGTTTTAAATTACTCTGGatctcttaaaatcaaaacaattgaTTCCACCTaacgtttgcggttgcggatagataaataaatataaattaatgttttattaaaattttaaattaaaaaataaaatagaaatattataaaaatatatatgcacattttatatattaatttaaattcacaaacaatatcataatttattttataaaaactttaaactagttattcattagaattttttaaaatttaatatacatacatatataaagatatacacatatataaaaaaacaaaatattcttttaaaatttttaatataaattttcaaaaataattattaaaattataactttcaactaattaaaaatccaagaaataaacataatattatttttaataattattatattttatcatatgtttttatatttataatgttataatatatttatatttataatctatattattaaagttgaagtacatttaggagatgtttggaaacaagtatAGTATTCTAAATGaaagttgtttggaaacataaatattagTATTACATTAATTGTATTTCCATATTTCATtagcttaataattttattaattatattaccttaacgTTAAtacacatcattaattatattaccataatataATAgtgtagatttttatttattagttaatcaatatagattttgtgccaattataaaatcaaaaatgtaaataactaagtttttatatatggttaaatgtttgatttagtaaaaaaagtattttagttTCAAGGGTGGAAAATAACATAAtcaaaaacattattcaaaAGCCATggttttatgaataaaataataacttaaataaaaaaaaataaaaaatgtgttgcatttattgtcacttaatttttcatttagtataattattttactaaataaacagtcttttatcagtttataaatcatttaggcatgaacatctatactattaaagcataaCACTTCTTATGAATATGGTCGTGACTTTtcaattaattacaaatattgtaTGTACCTTTTTGCCCGGCAGTATTTGCAACCAataaaaagtcattattttgcaattacattaaagagtatttaataattcagttcttaccattttaaaaaaaattgtttcttaaatatttacgccatatctttccaaaaatatttcacgttattaattatttgaaagcatttattaaatgaaacctcaaaataaaatcaagttgaaataaacaaatgattaaatcaacaaaatcataatacatatctgaattatctcaacttcttaaaaaatagttaatttaaaataaaaactaaaaacacatgaactaaatttaataaaattatagaaaaatattttgaaacgcacaattaattttttcaatacagagagtgttgaagatataaaatattttatttaaattaaaaaaaaattagtgtaaaataagtttgaCTTCaggttcaataaataaaaattattttagtttcaaccGGTGGAAAATAACATAAtcaaaaacattattcaaagccatatttttatgaataaaataataacttaaataaaaatagaaatgtgtacatttattgtcacttaatttttatttaatataattattttactaaataaacagtctttttatcaatttataaaatcagttaggcttgaacatctatactattaaagcataatacttcttatgaatatggtcctaacttttccaattaattacaaatattgtaTGTACCTTTTTGCCGTCAGTATttgcaaccaataaaaaatcattattttgcaattacattaaatagtattttaataattcagttcttaccattttaaaaatttttgtttcataaacaTTTACGCCATATCTTTCTAAAAAAATCTTTcacgttattaattatttgaaagcatttattaaatgaatttcaaaataaaatcaagttgaaataacaaatgattaaatcaacaaaatcataatacgggtctgaattatctcaacttcttaaaaaatagtttcattgaaaataaaaactaaatcacataaactaaatttaataaaattatagaaaatttttgaaaacgcacaaataaattttcaatacagagagggttgaagatataaaatattttatgtaaattaaaaaaaatcagtgtaaaataagttgaACTTCggattcaataaataaaatcatattacggatTAGAATTATCTAGAGTCttcaaaaatttagtcatatttaaaataacaaaaatatgtcataaaaatttaaaatatataatttatcaaaaatcattatttttactacataaattatttttccaacaaaaaacatacccgccctttttaagggcgggtcaaaatctagtttattattaaaatcgCTGCAATATTTCATAACCAACCAGTCATTAATATTCCGCAATGCAACAAATTTGAAATGTATACATACAAAACACTTCTATCCACAAATTCTCGTATCTGCAATCGCAACGACTAGTCTATGTTTGAATCAGTAGGATTCTAAgttaacattttttttcctCTTATGTTAATACTGTCGGACAAAAAAATcaagggcttattgcaaaagtgactcaaaacttgaattcaaacagaaaactaaccttttcttttgactcaatttttttttgagtttttaaccccacatctgcattttatctacgaaaatgccattaaccttttttttttttttttttcgaaaatggcttctttactgtctcaacctcattttcttcaagtatttacaatattgccactgccatgaatagtgggaacaaccttgtacgaactgtttgga is part of the Raphanus sativus cultivar WK10039 chromosome 5, ASM80110v3, whole genome shotgun sequence genome and harbors:
- the LOC108857078 gene encoding scarecrow-like protein 5; amino-acid sequence: MEATKKHIIIQDGSSMFYHQPSSVQQMNLSVQTFDSYCTLESSSGPTSHPCPDNPTSSTTSFSSNGSPVSQANNNSPLSGSSSATNNNETELSLMLKDLETAMMEPELDNNSFNSYEFGQQQQQQYRAVSSAMEMMISKGDLIGTLYECAKAVENHDVAMTDWLISHLQQMVSVSGEPVQRLGAYLLEGLIARLASSGSSIYREMRCKDPTGPELLTYMHILYEACPYFKFGYESANGAIAEAVKNESSVHIIDFQISQGGQWVSLIRALGARPGGRAPRVRITGIDDPRSSFARQGGLELVGLRLGKLAEMHGVPFEFRGAALCCTEVETEKLGVRDGEALAVNFPLVLHHMPDESVTVENHRDRLLRLVKRLSPKVVTLVEQEANTNTAPFLPRFVETMSHYLAVFESIDVKLGRDHKERISVEQHCLAREVVNLVACEGVEREERHEPLGKWRSRFRMAGFEPYPLSSYVNATIKGLLESYSEKYTLEERDGALYLGWKNQPLVTSCAWR